In the genome of Telluria beijingensis, one region contains:
- a CDS encoding DUF2863 family protein: MPKNKRPAPRTSNNTREPDTERQARLMADMALEIAEREDDAGPGGEQEEALASLVRKAIRKKHDEVLYEAIELARYTDPLACRLLRARIEEEAATLLLRREEGPEYEIDAFLVPLFVRSRGGLDALETFQDEAAFEQLVASFQAHGLDGKGARVVLLQHAYDLAEIDHVPFGTLHQMLREAAASLLEKKLQPAPTIEASMRGWTGEPVAPDETALELRFLLGFSLKRADDPFYRIPKDEAGSDAWFAARLERYRGWTEAVAPLVARLLARDPDRLELNFLYQDLFYGAKEQGVAELATLGVLAEARRLLEAKDLDPDAVHAAVAPLDMGEHVVLRANLYALDGGLPWGSVEKPVDLAADLAAEVDELCDALLSLGLEGVSVATGFSADGHAEGAEPYHPA; the protein is encoded by the coding sequence ATGCCGAAGAACAAGCGTCCCGCCCCCCGCACCTCGAACAATACGCGCGAACCCGATACCGAGCGCCAGGCCCGGTTGATGGCCGATATGGCCCTCGAAATCGCCGAACGCGAGGACGACGCAGGCCCCGGCGGTGAACAGGAAGAAGCCCTGGCCAGCCTGGTGCGCAAGGCGATCCGCAAGAAGCACGACGAGGTGCTGTACGAGGCCATCGAACTGGCGCGCTACACCGATCCACTGGCCTGCCGCCTGCTGCGCGCGCGGATCGAGGAAGAAGCGGCGACCCTGCTGCTGCGCCGCGAGGAAGGCCCGGAGTACGAGATCGACGCCTTCCTGGTGCCGCTGTTCGTGCGCAGCCGCGGCGGCCTGGATGCCCTCGAGACCTTCCAGGACGAAGCCGCGTTCGAACAGCTGGTCGCCAGTTTCCAGGCCCATGGCCTGGACGGCAAGGGCGCACGGGTGGTGCTGCTGCAGCATGCCTACGACCTGGCCGAGATCGACCACGTGCCCTTCGGCACGCTGCACCAGATGCTGCGCGAAGCCGCCGCCTCGCTGCTGGAAAAGAAATTGCAGCCGGCGCCGACCATCGAGGCCAGCATGCGCGGCTGGACCGGCGAACCCGTGGCGCCCGACGAGACCGCGCTCGAACTGCGCTTCCTGCTCGGCTTCTCGCTCAAGCGCGCCGACGATCCGTTCTACCGCATCCCGAAGGACGAAGCGGGCAGCGATGCGTGGTTCGCCGCACGCCTGGAGCGTTACCGCGGCTGGACCGAGGCCGTGGCGCCGCTGGTGGCGCGCCTGCTGGCGCGCGACCCGGACCGCCTGGAACTCAACTTCCTGTACCAGGACCTGTTCTACGGTGCCAAGGAGCAGGGCGTGGCCGAGCTGGCGACGCTCGGCGTGCTGGCCGAGGCCAGGCGCCTGCTGGAGGCGAAAGACCTCGACCCCGACGCGGTGCACGCCGCGGTGGCGCCGCTCGACATGGGCGAGCACGTCGTGCTGCGCGCCAACCTGTATGCGCTTGACGGCGGCCTGCCGTGGGGGAGCGTCGAGAAGCCGGTCGACCTGGCCGCCGACCTGGCCGCCGAGGTCGACGAATTGTGCGACGCACTATTGTCGCTGGGCCTTGAAGGCGTGTCGGTAGCGACCGGCTTCAGCGCCGACGGCCATGCCGAGGGCGCCGAACCTTATCACCCGGCTTGA
- a CDS encoding NCS2 family permease, translating into MLDKLFKLSENNTTIRTEMMAGLTTFLTMVYIIFVNPSILGDAGMPKESVFAATCLVAAGGTAIMGLYANYPIAMAPGMGLNAYFAYAVVLGMGIPWQAALGAVFISGCLFILVTLVGLRAMIVDGIPRSMRVAITVGLGMFLALIALKNAGIVVASEATLVKAGDLHAPAAIMAVVGFFAIVALDRLRVRGAILIGIVLVTVLSFFFGGNTYQGLFSLPPSIEPTLFQLDIPGALAAGILNVVLVFFLVELFDATGTLMGVARRAGLLVEGRPDPGDRMGKALLADSGAIVAGSVLGTSSTTAYLESASGVQAGGRTGLTALTVAALFLACLFIAPLAAVVPPYATAPALLFVACLMLSDLGDVEWGDSTESIPAAVTALGMPFTYSIAEGIAFGFISYAVLKLLTGRAREVRPVVWVIAALFAFKIVYVGA; encoded by the coding sequence ATGCTCGACAAACTCTTCAAACTCAGCGAGAACAACACCACCATCCGCACCGAGATGATGGCCGGGCTGACCACCTTCCTGACGATGGTGTACATTATCTTCGTCAATCCCTCGATCCTGGGCGATGCCGGCATGCCGAAGGAATCGGTATTCGCCGCCACCTGCCTGGTGGCCGCCGGCGGCACCGCCATCATGGGCCTGTACGCCAACTACCCGATCGCGATGGCGCCCGGCATGGGCCTGAACGCCTATTTCGCCTACGCCGTCGTGCTCGGCATGGGCATCCCGTGGCAGGCGGCGCTGGGCGCCGTGTTCATCTCGGGCTGCCTGTTCATCCTGGTCACCCTGGTCGGCCTGCGCGCCATGATCGTGGACGGCATCCCGCGTTCGATGCGGGTCGCCATCACGGTGGGCCTGGGCATGTTCCTGGCCCTGATCGCCCTCAAGAATGCCGGCATCGTGGTCGCCAGCGAAGCCACCCTGGTCAAGGCCGGCGACCTGCACGCGCCCGCCGCGATCATGGCCGTCGTCGGCTTCTTCGCCATCGTGGCGCTGGACCGGCTGCGGGTGCGCGGCGCAATCCTGATCGGCATCGTGCTGGTGACAGTGCTCAGCTTCTTCTTCGGCGGGAATACCTACCAGGGGCTGTTCTCGCTGCCGCCGTCGATCGAACCGACCCTGTTCCAGCTCGACATCCCGGGCGCGCTGGCGGCCGGCATCCTGAACGTGGTGCTGGTGTTCTTTTTGGTCGAACTGTTCGACGCCACCGGCACCCTGATGGGCGTGGCGCGCCGCGCCGGCCTGCTGGTCGAGGGCAGGCCCGACCCCGGCGACCGGATGGGCAAGGCCCTGCTGGCCGACAGCGGCGCGATCGTGGCCGGCAGCGTGCTGGGCACTTCCAGCACCACTGCCTACTTGGAGAGCGCATCCGGCGTCCAGGCCGGCGGGCGTACCGGTCTGACCGCGCTGACGGTGGCGGCGCTGTTCCTGGCCTGCCTGTTCATCGCGCCGCTGGCGGCCGTGGTGCCGCCCTACGCCACCGCGCCGGCGCTGCTGTTCGTGGCCTGCCTGATGCTGTCCGACCTGGGCGACGTCGAGTGGGGCGACAGCACCGAAAGCATTCCGGCCGCCGTTACCGCGCTGGGCATGCCGTTCACCTATTCGATTGCCGAGGGCATTGCCTTCGGCTTCATCAGCTACGCGGTGCTCAAGCTGCTGACCGGGCGCGCGCGCGAGGTCAGGCCGGTGGTATGGGTGATCGCCGCCCTGTTCGCTTTCAAGATCGTTTACGTGGGCGCTTGA
- a CDS encoding DUF481 domain-containing protein, producing the protein MLMKPYSILVLALAGIPGVALAAPDLPQIGNVHAPLAVAMPEIPDGGWFTSAELGAITTSGNTNGTSVTGKIDARHETARWSHEFIASGYFKEDEYEDEYGERQKSRSAQRWATSAKASLKLLGDGRRAFVLATHTNDRFGAYRQYSTIGIGYGSRWYTAPDKTLDIEIGPGYSVGERDNEEEEKGMTVRSAAQFRWQVSPSAFFAQTVSVEKGTGNTHSVAETSLSTKINGSMQMKAGFSVRNDSNVPEDKKNTDTQTSLTMVYSF; encoded by the coding sequence ATGCTGATGAAACCTTATTCGATCCTGGTGCTGGCCCTGGCCGGCATTCCGGGTGTGGCGCTTGCCGCTCCCGACCTTCCTCAAATCGGCAACGTCCATGCGCCACTGGCGGTCGCGATGCCGGAGATCCCCGATGGCGGCTGGTTCACGTCCGCCGAACTGGGCGCGATCACGACCTCGGGCAATACCAACGGCACCTCGGTCACCGGCAAGATCGACGCCCGCCACGAGACGGCGCGCTGGAGCCATGAGTTCATCGCCAGCGGCTACTTCAAGGAAGACGAGTACGAGGACGAATACGGCGAGCGCCAGAAGAGCCGTTCGGCCCAGCGCTGGGCCACCTCGGCCAAGGCCTCGCTCAAGCTGCTGGGCGACGGCCGCCGCGCCTTCGTGCTGGCCACCCATACCAACGACCGCTTCGGCGCCTACCGCCAGTATTCGACGATCGGCATCGGTTACGGCTCGCGCTGGTACACGGCGCCCGACAAGACGCTGGACATCGAGATCGGTCCGGGCTACTCCGTCGGCGAGCGCGACAACGAGGAAGAAGAAAAAGGCATGACGGTGCGTAGCGCGGCCCAGTTCCGCTGGCAGGTCAGCCCGTCCGCCTTCTTCGCCCAGACCGTCAGCGTCGAGAAAGGCACCGGCAACACCCACTCGGTGGCCGAGACCTCGCTCAGCACCAAGATCAACGGCAGCATGCAGATGAAGGCCGGCTTCAGCGTGCGCAACGACAGCAACGTCCCCGAAGACAAGAAGAACACCGATACCCAGACCTCGCTGACGATGGTCTATTCGTTCTGA
- a CDS encoding GNAT family N-acetyltransferase, giving the protein MSARCLGGLEARAPGPADEAFLATLYLETRPDLAALPVPRGVIEGIACHQRQMQVDDYARRYPALEDWLLLEARRPVGRVALDRAGGGLRVVDLSVATAARRRGIARAVLAALQVEHEWIALRVRSDNVAARRLYEGLAFTLLRDDGPTLELCWRRAAAQNE; this is encoded by the coding sequence GTGAGCGCGCGCTGCCTCGGCGGCCTGGAGGCACGCGCGCCCGGGCCTGCCGACGAGGCCTTCCTCGCGACGCTGTACCTGGAGACGCGGCCGGATCTGGCCGCGCTGCCGGTGCCGCGCGGGGTCATCGAAGGGATCGCGTGTCACCAGCGCCAGATGCAGGTCGACGATTACGCGCGCCGTTATCCGGCGCTGGAAGACTGGTTGCTACTGGAGGCGAGGCGCCCGGTGGGACGCGTGGCGCTGGACCGCGCCGGCGGCGGATTGCGCGTGGTCGACCTGTCGGTGGCGACGGCGGCAAGGCGCCGGGGCATCGCGCGCGCCGTGCTGGCGGCGCTGCAGGTAGAGCATGAATGGATCGCGCTGCGGGTGCGCAGCGACAACGTCGCGGCGCGCAGGCTGTACGAGGGGCTGGCGTTCACGCTGTTGCGCGACGACGGCCCCACGCTCGAACTATGCTGGCGGCGCGCGGCCGCTCAGAACGAATAG
- a CDS encoding MFS transporter, with protein MSDAVFVDPAAPASANKPRTVLFASLIGTTIEFYDFYIYATAAVLVFPRLFFPAADPGAAMLQSLATFAIAFFARPVGSALFGHFGDRIGRKATLVAALLTMGISTILIGMLPTYAQIGVAAPLLLALCRFGQGLGLGGEWGGAVLLATENAPPGKRAWYGMFPQLGAPIGFFLSGGVFLLLGELMGDDAFFAWGWRIPFLASAVLVAVGLYIRLKITETPDFQKVLDNKARVKVPVVTVLRDHRRALVLGTLVALSTFVIFYLMTVFALSWGTARLGYTRQQFLVLQLVAVVFFALTIPPSALLADSRGRRSAMMLVSAAIAVFGLLYGPLFGSGGWMAVTLFMVLGMCLVGFTYGPLGTLLAELFPAEVRYTGSSLTFNFASILGASVAPYIALWLGTNYGLEFVGYYLSAAALISLAALVLVKDLVPAPVAR; from the coding sequence ATGAGCGACGCGGTATTCGTCGACCCGGCCGCGCCGGCATCCGCCAACAAGCCCCGCACCGTCCTGTTCGCAAGCCTGATCGGCACCACGATCGAGTTCTACGATTTCTACATTTACGCCACCGCCGCGGTGCTGGTGTTCCCGCGCCTGTTCTTCCCGGCCGCCGATCCCGGCGCGGCCATGCTGCAGTCGCTGGCGACCTTCGCCATCGCCTTTTTCGCGCGCCCGGTCGGCTCGGCGCTGTTCGGCCACTTCGGCGACCGCATCGGGCGCAAGGCGACCCTGGTCGCAGCCCTGCTCACGATGGGGATCTCGACGATCCTGATCGGCATGCTGCCGACCTATGCCCAGATCGGCGTCGCGGCGCCGCTGCTGCTGGCGCTGTGCCGCTTCGGCCAGGGCCTGGGCCTGGGCGGCGAATGGGGCGGGGCGGTGCTGCTGGCGACCGAGAACGCGCCGCCCGGCAAGCGCGCCTGGTACGGTATGTTCCCGCAACTGGGGGCGCCGATCGGCTTCTTCCTGTCGGGCGGCGTATTCCTGCTGCTGGGTGAGTTGATGGGCGATGATGCCTTCTTCGCCTGGGGCTGGCGCATTCCCTTCCTGGCCAGCGCCGTGCTGGTGGCGGTGGGCCTCTACATCCGCCTGAAGATCACCGAGACGCCCGATTTCCAGAAGGTGCTCGACAACAAGGCGCGCGTGAAAGTGCCGGTGGTGACGGTGCTGCGCGATCACCGCCGGGCGCTGGTGCTGGGCACCCTGGTCGCGCTGTCGACCTTCGTCATCTTCTACCTGATGACGGTGTTCGCCCTGAGCTGGGGCACCGCCCGGCTGGGCTATACGCGCCAGCAATTCCTGGTGCTGCAACTGGTCGCGGTGGTGTTCTTCGCGCTCACGATCCCGCCGTCGGCGCTGCTGGCCGACAGCCGCGGGCGGCGCAGCGCCATGATGCTGGTCAGCGCTGCCATCGCCGTGTTCGGGCTGCTGTACGGGCCGCTGTTCGGCTCGGGCGGCTGGATGGCGGTGACGCTGTTCATGGTGCTCGGCATGTGCCTGGTCGGCTTCACCTACGGACCGCTCGGCACCCTGCTGGCCGAGCTGTTCCCGGCCGAGGTGCGCTATACGGGGTCGTCGCTGACCTTCAATTTCGCCAGCATCCTGGGCGCCTCGGTGGCGCCGTATATCGCGCTCTGGCTGGGCACCAACTACGGGCTCGAGTTCGTTGGCTACTACCTGAGCGCGGCGGCGTTGATCAGCCTGGCGGCCCTGGTGCTGGTCAAGGACCTCGTGCCGGCGCCCGTGGCCAGGTGA
- a CDS encoding thioredoxin family protein, with translation MPAPYASAQPERSVIDATPGLVALDFGANWCGYCRAAEPLIEQALADHPAARHIKVEDGPGRPLGRSFRIKLWPTVVVLKDGQEVARVVRPVDADAVRQALAQAGA, from the coding sequence ATGCCCGCACCTTATGCAAGCGCACAACCCGAACGCAGCGTCATCGACGCCACGCCTGGCCTGGTCGCCCTCGACTTCGGCGCCAATTGGTGCGGCTACTGCCGCGCCGCCGAGCCGCTGATCGAGCAGGCCCTGGCCGACCATCCCGCCGCCCGGCACATCAAGGTCGAGGACGGCCCCGGCCGGCCGCTGGGGCGCTCGTTTCGCATCAAGCTGTGGCCGACCGTGGTGGTGCTGAAGGACGGGCAAGAGGTGGCGCGCGTGGTGCGGCCGGTCGACGCCGATGCGGTGCGCCAGGCGCTGGCCCAGGCGGGTGCATGA
- a CDS encoding DUF3606 domain-containing protein: MSDDLNKRGEQDRSRINIHEEHEVRYWTEALGVTREELQRAVEQVGVSASAVREHLGR, from the coding sequence ATGTCGGATGACCTGAACAAGCGCGGTGAGCAGGACCGTTCCCGCATCAATATCCATGAAGAGCACGAGGTGCGCTACTGGACCGAGGCCCTCGGTGTGACCCGCGAAGAGCTGCAGCGCGCCGTCGAGCAGGTTGGCGTCAGCGCCAGCGCGGTGCGCGAGCACCTCGGTCGCTGA
- a CDS encoding glucose 1-dehydrogenase translates to MEIPKQQQQPPGHEALLTPQADHGETSYKGSGRLQDKATVITGGDSGIGRAVALAFAREGADVLISYLNEHEDAKETARLVEGAGRRAVLVPGDIADAAHCRAIVDKAVAEFGRIDVLVNNAAFQMSHDSLDEIPDDEWDYTFKVNITAMFHICKAAVKHMAPGSSIINTTSINSDNPKPTLLAYATTKGAIANFSAGLAQLLAEKGIRVNSVAPGPIWTPLIPSTMPPEEVENFGSQVPMKRAGQPKEVAPAFVMLASDEASYISGARIAVTGGTPIL, encoded by the coding sequence ATGGAAATTCCGAAGCAACAGCAGCAACCGCCCGGCCATGAAGCGCTGCTCACGCCGCAAGCCGACCATGGCGAAACCAGCTACAAGGGCTCCGGCCGCCTGCAGGACAAAGCCACCGTGATCACCGGCGGCGACAGCGGCATCGGCCGCGCGGTCGCCCTTGCCTTCGCGCGCGAAGGCGCCGACGTCCTGATCTCCTACCTTAACGAACACGAGGACGCGAAGGAAACCGCGCGCCTGGTTGAGGGAGCCGGCCGTCGCGCAGTCCTGGTGCCGGGCGATATCGCCGACGCCGCCCACTGCCGCGCCATCGTCGACAAGGCGGTCGCGGAATTCGGCCGCATCGACGTGCTCGTGAACAATGCCGCCTTCCAGATGTCGCACGACTCGCTCGACGAGATCCCGGACGACGAGTGGGACTACACCTTCAAGGTCAATATCACCGCCATGTTCCACATCTGCAAGGCGGCGGTGAAGCATATGGCCCCGGGCTCGTCGATCATCAACACGACGTCAATCAACTCGGACAATCCGAAGCCGACCCTGCTGGCCTACGCCACCACCAAGGGGGCGATCGCCAACTTCAGCGCCGGCCTGGCCCAGCTGCTGGCCGAAAAAGGCATCCGCGTGAACTCGGTGGCGCCAGGGCCGATCTGGACGCCCCTGATTCCGTCGACCATGCCGCCGGAAGAAGTCGAGAACTTCGGCAGCCAGGTGCCAATGAAGCGCGCCGGCCAGCCGAAAGAGGTGGCACCGGCATTCGTGATGCTGGCGTCTGACGAGGCCAGCTATATCTCGGGCGCGCGCATCGCGGTGACGGGCGGCACGCCGATCCTGTAG
- a CDS encoding M23 family metallopeptidase — MGVLLRTLFVAVILVLGYGLLEPYIERALYSMRLAAMPKPQALPVPVEGVRQRALRDTWGGARSEGRKHEGIDIFAKRGTAVRSSTEGIVSRVGTNRLGGLVVWVLGPGGQRHYYAHLDSYSDVEAGMRIEAGRVLGYVGNTGNAKGTPPHLHYGIYDTEGAINPYPLLKADPDLRAPATAPTAVAAEPDRPTGSGRPSAAAR; from the coding sequence ATGGGCGTCCTGCTCAGAACCCTGTTCGTGGCCGTCATCCTGGTGCTGGGATACGGCCTGCTCGAGCCCTATATCGAGCGGGCCCTGTACAGCATGCGCCTGGCGGCCATGCCCAAGCCGCAGGCGCTGCCGGTGCCGGTCGAGGGCGTGCGCCAACGCGCGCTGCGCGACACCTGGGGCGGCGCGCGCAGCGAAGGCCGCAAGCACGAGGGCATTGACATCTTCGCCAAGCGGGGCACGGCGGTGCGCTCGAGCACCGAAGGCATCGTGTCGCGGGTTGGCACCAACCGCCTGGGCGGCCTGGTGGTCTGGGTGCTCGGACCCGGCGGCCAGCGTCACTATTATGCCCACCTGGACAGCTATTCCGACGTCGAAGCTGGCATGCGCATCGAGGCCGGGCGGGTGCTGGGCTATGTCGGCAATACCGGCAATGCCAAGGGGACGCCGCCGCACCTGCATTACGGGATCTACGACACCGAGGGCGCCATCAATCCCTATCCGCTGCTGAAGGCCGATCCGGACCTGCGGGCGCCGGCTACAGCTCCGACGGCAGTGGCAGCGGAACCGGATCGCCCGACGGGGTCGGGACGCCCGTCGGCGGCGGCGCGATAG
- a CDS encoding transglycosylase domain-containing protein translates to MDQKHTDENTETADAAPTVQQRIRQGARQLLRRLAAGASTGAAALKSGAGKRLHGRPLPVKLALLALWSLAAGLMAILAWLLVLIPFTPGIDDLEQVSRSRPSVIVDAGGRPLGTFEKGLQERVKLSQVSPHVVQALVATEDHRFYQHHGVDFKRVAGALWASVKGDPQGGSTITQQLARNMFPQEIGRARSINRKMKELITAIKIENTYGKTQILEAYLNTVPFLYNAYGIEMAARTYFGKPALKLDVLESATLVGMLKGTHYYNPVANPERSLARRNVVLGQMRKHGVFDDKRYAALVKRPLRLRFARLPDRSGKDDHFTHHVRKWLLDWADQNDVNLQLDGLVVRTTLDPELQRAAERALRRQADILQAIADVEWANPNVPRSTATATYTSIRPNIDPFSYYWITHARELDAFVRESATYRSAVEGGEEPAAALKRLKGERGFMNELKAAKSRLEAGFVAIDPASGEVKAWVGSRDFERDQYDHVAQAARQPGSTFKPFVYGAALERGIPPDQAYRDVVLEFRGDDGSSWRPTDMDGNSGRSMPMRDGLILSKNTITAQVSQEVGIAPIVRLAQGLGVRQSKLEAVPSLALGTSPVTLLEMVSSYATIAAQGEYRPPIFVRRIEDREGNVVADFGTGQPERAMSRESAVALIDMLRGVVTRGTGNGVRSRFGIRGDLAAKTGTSQNNQDGWFIMMHPNLVAGAWVGFNDNRVTIRSSYWGQGGHNAALVVGDFFRGAFDAGSLDAKAVLPGWRAPEPRRYVVEEEPEEVFLEDEAQEVTPVEGPDEMPVLPAPEQIEPVQAIEPTEAAPIAPPPTGVPTPSGDPVPLPLPSEL, encoded by the coding sequence GTGGACCAGAAGCACACCGACGAGAACACGGAAACCGCAGACGCTGCGCCAACCGTGCAGCAACGCATCAGGCAGGGCGCCAGGCAGCTCCTGCGGCGCCTGGCGGCCGGCGCCTCAACCGGGGCCGCGGCGCTCAAATCCGGCGCCGGCAAGCGCCTGCACGGCCGGCCGCTGCCGGTCAAGCTGGCCCTGCTCGCACTATGGAGCCTGGCCGCCGGCCTGATGGCGATCCTGGCCTGGCTGCTGGTCCTGATCCCGTTCACGCCCGGCATCGACGACCTGGAACAGGTCAGCCGTTCACGACCGTCCGTGATCGTGGACGCTGGCGGTCGGCCGCTCGGCACCTTCGAGAAAGGCCTGCAGGAGCGGGTCAAGCTGTCGCAGGTCTCGCCGCACGTGGTCCAGGCCCTGGTCGCGACCGAAGACCATCGCTTCTACCAGCACCACGGGGTCGACTTCAAGCGCGTGGCGGGCGCCTTGTGGGCCAGCGTCAAGGGCGACCCGCAGGGCGGCTCGACCATCACCCAGCAGCTGGCGCGCAATATGTTCCCGCAGGAGATCGGCCGCGCGCGCAGCATCAACCGCAAGATGAAGGAATTGATCACCGCGATCAAGATCGAGAACACCTACGGCAAGACGCAGATCCTGGAAGCCTACCTGAACACGGTGCCCTTCCTGTACAACGCCTACGGCATCGAGATGGCGGCGCGGACGTACTTCGGCAAGCCGGCGCTCAAGCTCGACGTCCTCGAATCTGCCACCCTGGTCGGCATGCTCAAGGGCACCCACTACTACAATCCGGTGGCCAATCCCGAGCGCTCGCTCGCGCGCCGCAACGTGGTGCTGGGCCAGATGCGCAAGCACGGCGTCTTCGACGACAAGCGCTACGCGGCGCTGGTAAAACGTCCGCTGCGCCTGCGCTTCGCGCGCCTGCCCGACCGCAGCGGCAAGGACGACCATTTCACCCACCACGTGCGCAAATGGCTGCTCGACTGGGCCGACCAGAACGACGTCAACCTGCAACTGGACGGCCTGGTGGTGCGCACCACGCTCGATCCCGAGCTGCAGCGGGCGGCCGAGCGCGCGCTGCGGCGCCAGGCCGACATCCTGCAGGCGATCGCCGACGTCGAATGGGCCAACCCCAACGTGCCGCGCTCGACCGCCACCGCCACCTATACGTCGATCCGTCCCAATATCGATCCGTTCTCGTATTACTGGATCACCCATGCGCGCGAGCTGGACGCCTTCGTGCGCGAAAGCGCCACCTACCGCAGTGCGGTCGAGGGCGGCGAAGAGCCGGCGGCCGCGCTCAAGCGCCTGAAGGGCGAGCGCGGCTTCATGAACGAGCTCAAGGCCGCCAAGTCGCGCCTGGAAGCCGGCTTCGTCGCCATCGACCCGGCCAGCGGCGAAGTGAAGGCCTGGGTCGGCAGCCGCGACTTCGAGCGCGACCAGTACGACCACGTGGCCCAGGCCGCGCGCCAGCCGGGATCGACCTTCAAGCCGTTTGTCTACGGCGCGGCGCTGGAGCGGGGCATCCCGCCCGACCAGGCCTACCGCGACGTGGTGCTGGAATTCCGCGGCGACGACGGCAGCAGCTGGCGCCCGACCGATATGGACGGCAATAGCGGCCGGTCGATGCCGATGCGCGACGGCCTGATCCTGTCGAAGAACACGATCACCGCCCAGGTGAGCCAGGAAGTGGGCATCGCCCCGATCGTGCGCCTGGCCCAGGGGCTGGGCGTGCGGCAGAGCAAGCTCGAGGCCGTGCCCTCGCTGGCCCTCGGCACCAGCCCGGTCACCCTGCTGGAGATGGTCAGCAGCTATGCCACGATCGCGGCCCAGGGCGAATACCGGCCGCCGATCTTCGTGCGCCGCATCGAGGACCGCGAAGGCAATGTGGTGGCCGATTTCGGAACCGGGCAGCCCGAGCGCGCGATGTCGCGCGAATCGGCCGTGGCCCTGATCGACATGCTGCGCGGCGTCGTCACCCGCGGCACCGGCAACGGCGTGCGCAGCCGCTTCGGCATCCGCGGCGACCTGGCCGCCAAGACCGGCACCAGCCAGAACAACCAGGACGGCTGGTTCATCATGATGCATCCGAACCTGGTGGCCGGGGCCTGGGTCGGCTTCAACGACAACCGGGTCACGATCCGCAGCAGCTACTGGGGGCAGGGCGGCCACAATGCGGCGCTGGTGGTGGGCGACTTCTTCCGCGGCGCCTTCGACGCCGGCAGCCTGGATGCCAAGGCGGTACTGCCCGGCTGGCGCGCACCGGAGCCGCGCCGCTACGTCGTGGAAGAAGAGCCTGAAGAAGTTTTCCTGGAGGACGAGGCGCAGGAAGTGACGCCGGTCGAGGGCCCGGACGAAATGCCGGTCCTGCCGGCGCCGGAACAGATCGAGCCGGTGCAGGCGATCGAGCCGACCGAGGCCGCCCCTATCGCGCCGCCGCCGACGGGCGTCCCGACCCCGTCGGGCGATCCGGTTCCGCTGCCACTGCCGTCGGAGCTGTAG